In Candidatus Babeliales bacterium, the following proteins share a genomic window:
- a CDS encoding GIY-YIG nuclease family protein gives MEKSYLSLPLLPGVYLFKDSQNAIIYVGKAKLLRKRVASYFQKQHEDWKIKSLIDEHSTIEHIVTHTEAEALLLEAQLIKEHQPKFNVLLKNGQPFLYLTVTADELPRLELTRAKKRKGVYFGPFIQNKGAVRAGYDYLIRTFRLDICNRKIPDGCLRYHIGICAGACKDDFDKEGYLFRINLATSLLRGNYKESLAELRGQIAKCVLSLQFEKARQLNYYLQNLDTIFANLKVKFSERKYAQEVAHATAPERPLKIGNLALGKQLQEMLKLDTAPASIDCFDISHFQSKSIVGSCIRFVNGVPDKNSFRRFALKTIEQQNDYAALQEIVGRRYRNPEEMPDLILIDGGKGQLSAVASLFPEHAAKIVSLAKREERLFSKEFSDGILLDKQTEVGRLLIALRDYAHHFAITYHRQKRSKRLEG, from the coding sequence ATGGAAAAGTCATATCTTTCATTACCGTTATTGCCGGGCGTTTATCTTTTTAAAGATAGTCAAAACGCCATTATATATGTTGGTAAGGCCAAATTACTAAGAAAACGGGTTGCATCCTATTTTCAAAAACAGCATGAAGACTGGAAGATAAAATCGTTGATCGATGAGCATTCAACGATTGAACATATCGTGACCCATACGGAAGCTGAAGCACTTTTACTTGAAGCGCAACTGATCAAAGAACATCAACCTAAATTTAACGTATTGCTCAAAAATGGGCAGCCGTTTCTTTATCTTACGGTAACGGCCGATGAATTACCTCGATTAGAACTGACACGCGCAAAGAAAAGAAAAGGGGTCTATTTTGGCCCGTTTATACAAAACAAAGGAGCGGTTCGTGCTGGGTACGACTATTTAATAAGAACATTTCGCTTGGACATTTGCAATCGCAAAATTCCTGACGGTTGTTTGAGATACCATATCGGTATTTGTGCCGGTGCTTGCAAAGATGATTTTGATAAAGAGGGCTATCTTTTTAGAATAAATCTTGCGACAAGTTTATTGCGGGGCAACTATAAAGAATCCCTTGCAGAATTGCGCGGACAAATTGCAAAATGTGTGCTTTCGCTACAATTTGAAAAAGCGCGTCAACTTAACTACTATTTGCAGAATCTGGATACGATTTTTGCAAATCTCAAAGTTAAATTCTCTGAAAGAAAATATGCACAAGAAGTTGCGCATGCAACGGCGCCCGAGCGTCCATTAAAAATTGGAAATTTAGCGCTTGGAAAACAACTTCAAGAAATGTTGAAGCTCGATACGGCGCCAGCTTCCATCGACTGTTTTGATATCTCCCATTTTCAAAGTAAATCGATCGTGGGTTCCTGCATCAGATTCGTGAATGGCGTGCCTGATAAAAATAGTTTTCGCCGCTTCGCACTTAAAACAATTGAGCAGCAAAATGATTATGCGGCGTTGCAAGAAATTGTCGGTCGCCGCTATCGAAATCCTGAGGAAATGCCTGATCTCATATTAATCGATGGGGGAAAAGGGCAATTGAGTGCTGTTGCTTCTCTTTTTCCTGAGCATGCTGCAAAAATCGTGAGTTTGGCAAAGCGGGAAGAAAGACTCTTTAGTAAAGAATTTTCTGATGGTATCTTGTTAGATAAGCAAACTGAGGTTGGAAGATTACTTATCGCGTTACGTGATTACGCCCATCATTTTGCGATCACGTATCATCGTCAAAAGCGCTCAAAGCGATTGGAAGGTTAA
- a CDS encoding AAA family ATPase, whose protein sequence is MNQELFTNAASELLQKSITLAQSEHNPTLLPLHTLAAGVADGFCASIFSALNVPIDQLSLLVTRELTKITRVEGGKLATDYVFDTFYKELQKEAHLLADAYVSIEHFLICWSTTEQLPVQVQQFFKQTGFTKDRILAHIKALRKGKTVQEKNAEKQYQLLEKYCQNITKMAREGKLDPVIGRHEEIRRVIQILSRRTKNNPVLIGEPGVGKTAIVEGIAQRIVNNDVPEGLRGKQIYALDLGLLIAGAKYQGEFEERLKGILKQIEEESDQIILFIDELHMLVGAGATGGGMDASNLLKPALARGLLHCIGATTIKEYKKYIEKDAALERRFQKVLIEEPSIEDAVSILRGLKERYEMHHGIHIKDQALLDAVILSAKNIPDRFLPDKAIDLVDEAASMVRMSIDSYPPEIDQLDRKIRQLEIEKVALQKEKEDHAIKRLELLEKELADTKEKYQVLKGQWEAERKPLEAIGKIKEKIEQANYAFQQAEREGDYAKASEIKYGKIAKLEQELAKEQEKSKKAKTHLIKEEVDERDIAAVLSRWTGIPVEKLETTETQKLLKMEQVLKKRVIGQDEAITTVAHAIQVHRAGLADPRKPIGSFLFLGPTGVGKTEVAKTLADFLFNNTNRLIRIDMSEYMEKHAVARLIGAPPGYVGYEEGGQLTEQVRQHPYSVVLFDEIEKAHPDVFNVFLQILDEGHLTDSQGRTVSFKNCIIIMTSNIGADLILEAKELNDKVKHQIEQLLHKSFRPEFLNRIDAIVFFKMLNEADVEKIAALQMKEIEKRLAEKNTAITIDDAVIKEVAQRGYVKEFGARPLKRAISQYVTVPLSHFMLEHPDAKNIEVGVKKGQITIQKK, encoded by the coding sequence ATGAATCAAGAACTGTTCACTAATGCAGCAAGTGAGTTGTTGCAAAAAAGTATCACGCTTGCGCAATCTGAGCATAATCCTACATTACTTCCTCTACATACACTCGCTGCGGGAGTTGCCGATGGATTTTGCGCATCTATTTTTTCAGCACTCAATGTACCAATCGATCAATTGAGTTTGCTTGTAACACGAGAATTAACGAAAATTACCCGTGTTGAAGGCGGAAAATTAGCGACCGATTACGTATTTGACACGTTCTATAAAGAGTTACAAAAAGAGGCACATTTGCTTGCAGATGCGTACGTAAGCATTGAGCATTTTCTTATTTGTTGGTCGACTACCGAGCAATTGCCCGTTCAAGTTCAACAGTTTTTTAAACAAACTGGTTTTACTAAAGACCGAATTCTCGCGCACATTAAGGCATTGCGAAAAGGAAAAACGGTTCAAGAAAAAAATGCGGAAAAACAGTATCAGCTTCTTGAAAAGTATTGCCAGAACATTACTAAAATGGCGCGCGAAGGAAAGCTTGATCCAGTAATTGGTCGTCATGAGGAAATTCGTCGCGTTATTCAAATTTTATCCCGGCGCACAAAAAATAATCCGGTCCTTATTGGTGAACCGGGAGTGGGTAAGACCGCGATTGTTGAAGGTATTGCTCAACGAATTGTAAATAATGATGTTCCTGAAGGATTGCGCGGAAAACAAATTTATGCGTTGGACCTTGGATTACTTATCGCTGGTGCAAAGTATCAAGGAGAATTTGAAGAGCGTCTTAAAGGGATCCTCAAGCAAATTGAAGAGGAAAGTGACCAAATCATTCTTTTTATAGATGAACTGCACATGCTTGTTGGCGCTGGAGCAACCGGCGGCGGTATGGATGCATCAAATTTACTTAAACCTGCTTTAGCGCGCGGCCTGTTGCATTGTATTGGTGCCACTACCATTAAAGAATATAAAAAATATATTGAAAAAGATGCTGCACTCGAGCGTAGATTTCAAAAAGTTCTCATTGAAGAACCTTCAATTGAAGATGCCGTTTCAATTTTACGCGGTTTAAAAGAGCGCTATGAAATGCATCATGGGATTCATATTAAAGACCAGGCGCTTCTCGACGCGGTTATACTTTCAGCAAAAAATATTCCGGATCGCTTCTTACCAGATAAAGCAATCGATTTAGTTGATGAAGCTGCATCCATGGTCAGGATGTCGATTGATTCTTATCCACCAGAAATCGATCAGCTTGATAGAAAAATTCGCCAGCTTGAGATTGAAAAAGTGGCTTTACAAAAGGAAAAAGAGGATCATGCTATTAAAAGACTTGAGCTCTTGGAAAAAGAATTAGCCGATACAAAAGAAAAATATCAGGTCCTTAAAGGGCAGTGGGAAGCTGAGCGAAAGCCATTAGAAGCTATCGGAAAAATAAAAGAAAAAATTGAACAAGCAAATTATGCGTTCCAGCAAGCTGAGCGTGAAGGCGATTATGCAAAAGCATCCGAAATAAAATACGGAAAAATTGCAAAACTCGAGCAAGAGCTTGCAAAAGAACAAGAGAAATCGAAAAAAGCTAAAACGCATTTGATCAAAGAAGAGGTCGACGAGCGGGATATCGCCGCAGTTCTTTCTCGATGGACTGGAATACCTGTTGAAAAATTAGAAACGACCGAAACGCAAAAACTACTTAAGATGGAGCAGGTGCTTAAAAAGCGTGTCATCGGGCAAGACGAAGCGATAACGACTGTTGCGCATGCGATTCAGGTGCATCGCGCTGGGCTTGCGGATCCACGCAAACCGATCGGCTCATTTTTATTTTTAGGGCCAACCGGTGTTGGTAAAACCGAAGTAGCAAAAACGCTCGCAGATTTTCTCTTTAACAATACTAACCGACTTATTAGAATCGACATGTCCGAATACATGGAAAAACATGCGGTTGCTCGTTTGATCGGGGCGCCTCCTGGTTATGTTGGTTATGAAGAAGGTGGGCAATTAACGGAACAAGTTCGCCAACATCCCTATAGCGTTGTGCTCTTTGATGAAATTGAAAAAGCGCACCCAGATGTTTTTAATGTATTTTTACAAATTCTGGATGAAGGCCACTTAACCGATAGTCAAGGACGCACGGTCTCGTTTAAAAATTGTATTATTATTATGACCTCAAATATTGGTGCAGATTTAATTCTGGAAGCTAAAGAATTGAATGATAAAGTAAAACATCAAATCGAACAGTTATTGCATAAATCGTTCCGCCCTGAATTTCTTAATCGCATCGATGCAATTGTTTTCTTTAAAATGCTTAATGAAGCTGATGTAGAAAAAATTGCTGCGCTCCAGATGAAAGAGATAGAGAAACGTTTAGCAGAAAAAAATACTGCTATAACTATCGACGATGCAGTAATAAAAGAGGTTGCACAGCGTGGCTATGTTAAAGAATTTGGCGCGCGCCCGCTTAAGCGTGCTATTTCGCAGTACGTTACGGTTCCACTTTCGCATTTTATGCTCGAACACCCTGATGCAAAGAATATTGAAGTGGGTGTCAAAAAAGGACAAATTACTATTCAAAAGAAGTAG
- a CDS encoding GNAT family N-acetyltransferase, with protein MKSWHYTLLLIGMSFFCCLTKSETVNSEHYITTKYNFFCLWKKIGWPTARVGNADFFLGPIKCGYFNAAWNIRTHDEFKSAQDFFNGNRFYIQHLPDQLNVDICPWFKDPVTRLEMILDIPSFTFQKDSEEFSIRAVSNEEELNDFAQLFAPGFSLSMEEALISLKPMSAVSTFFVAYHKDEPVGRAQLFIDDHDTAGIWMVFVKENFRKKGIGRALTQKCLRHAKDCGATIAVLNATPNAESLYLKMGFKARQLWHLEIMR; from the coding sequence ATGAAGAGCTGGCACTATACTTTATTATTGATTGGAATGTCATTTTTTTGTTGCTTGACTAAAAGCGAAACAGTAAATAGCGAACACTATATAACCACTAAATATAATTTTTTCTGTCTTTGGAAAAAAATCGGTTGGCCAACGGCTCGAGTTGGTAATGCCGATTTTTTTTTAGGTCCCATAAAGTGTGGGTATTTCAATGCGGCCTGGAATATTAGAACGCATGACGAATTTAAAAGCGCGCAAGATTTTTTTAATGGCAATCGATTTTATATTCAGCATCTTCCAGATCAGCTAAATGTGGACATTTGCCCGTGGTTTAAAGATCCAGTAACTCGTTTAGAAATGATTCTTGATATTCCATCGTTTACGTTCCAAAAAGATTCCGAAGAATTTTCTATTCGCGCCGTTAGCAATGAAGAAGAACTCAATGATTTCGCTCAATTATTTGCGCCCGGATTTTCATTATCAATGGAAGAAGCTTTAATATCGCTCAAACCGATGAGCGCCGTTTCTACTTTTTTTGTCGCGTATCATAAAGATGAGCCGGTGGGCCGGGCACAACTTTTTATCGACGATCACGATACTGCCGGAATTTGGATGGTATTCGTTAAAGAAAACTTTAGAAAAAAAGGTATCGGGCGAGCGCTAACGCAAAAATGTTTGCGGCATGCAAAAGATTGCGGAGCAACCATTGCGGTTTTAAACGCTACACCCAATGCAGAATCTCTTTATCTTAAAATGGGATTTAAAGCTCGGCAGCTTTGGCATCTTGAAATTATGCGTTAA
- a CDS encoding RING finger domain-containing protein, which translates to MRKNYFLILPFILSASLSYCQSKVLPEMLENYPTIREKVDKETDPYFYTSIPNKKEHAAQRQFANQFMRFLFANCLSSRQCAENLLKDTVQGELKTFIIEKITAQVVQNMTRNGDVVDEATVRPIVVKLQGKKIEEDILRKRLIIDHLDNYYIQWDIEKAVKKEQEQLINQATQQGAGMGAGPQVRDEIRETYPDFNEKSADGLRRNKIFFSEAEKAKRNNYRDAECPVCLESFESKGHRVNLFCGHSICPSCLKNWIHGQGTTTCPKCRAHINREEFSKNYLAAEQRAAQK; encoded by the coding sequence ATGCGTAAAAACTATTTTTTGATACTGCCGTTTATTCTTTCAGCATCTCTTTCTTATTGCCAGTCAAAAGTGTTGCCGGAAATGTTGGAAAATTATCCTACTATTAGAGAAAAAGTGGACAAAGAAACCGATCCATATTTTTACACTTCTATTCCAAATAAAAAAGAACATGCAGCGCAACGGCAATTTGCCAATCAATTTATGAGATTTCTGTTTGCAAATTGCTTAAGTTCGAGGCAGTGCGCCGAAAATTTATTGAAAGATACGGTTCAGGGCGAACTTAAAACATTTATTATCGAAAAAATTACTGCGCAAGTTGTGCAAAATATGACGCGCAATGGCGATGTTGTTGATGAAGCGACGGTACGCCCAATTGTCGTTAAATTGCAAGGAAAGAAAATTGAGGAAGACATTCTAAGAAAGCGTTTAATTATCGATCACCTTGATAATTATTATATTCAATGGGATATCGAAAAAGCGGTAAAAAAAGAACAAGAACAATTGATAAATCAAGCGACCCAGCAGGGGGCTGGCATGGGCGCAGGCCCGCAAGTGCGGGATGAAATTCGCGAAACGTATCCAGATTTTAATGAAAAAAGTGCCGATGGATTGCGTAGAAACAAGATTTTTTTTAGTGAAGCAGAAAAAGCAAAAAGAAATAACTATAGAGACGCAGAATGCCCTGTGTGTTTGGAATCGTTTGAAAGCAAGGGCCATCGCGTAAATTTATTTTGTGGACATTCAATTTGCCCATCATGTCTTAAAAATTGGATTCATGGCCAAGGAACAACCACGTGTCCGAAGTGCCGCGCGCATATCAACCGTGAAGAGTTTTCAAAAAACTATTTAGCGGCTGAACAACGAGCAGCTCAAAAATAG
- a CDS encoding cytochrome c biogenesis protein DipZ, whose translation MIILILFSFLAGIVTVLSPCILPVLPLLLSAGVGEGKKRPLGIVCGLIVSFSFFTLTLTALVQLTGISPDFLRYIAIAIVTFFGLTLIFPSIDQWFERATAGVALIGQNLQSFSITTGSGFLSGFIIGIALGLIWTPCGGPILAAITTLVATGSLSLLAVVVTLAYSIGAAIPMFFIMYGSSKIINSTVALSVYAQPLRKIFGVLMIIGAFAIAFHLDDVVFRWVELNYFPTVSIENSETIKKELEKINPLSNPEFLPSQKKSQAPDFIGISQWINSAPRTLADLRGKVVLVDFWTYSCINCVRTFPYLKKWYSDYKDKGFVIIGVHTPEFEFEKKSANVKDAVTRFGITYPVALDNHYKTWQNYNNRFWPAHYLIDQNGIVVQTHFGEGNYVETENAIRRLLGLSPEEEKPEKTSGGAQTPETYLGYDRARAYSPEIKIIKNQTVDYSFTEKLGANHIGLKGQWFADGEFIRSERDGAQLDLNFIANRVYLVMDSTSEAFVEILLDGQPVPEKYRTVDMDTNGKLRVNQARMYDILDLKGDYGRHQLTLIFPKDVSAYAFTFGSGEK comes from the coding sequence ATGATTATTCTTATTCTTTTTTCATTTTTAGCTGGCATTGTAACTGTTCTTTCGCCATGCATCTTACCAGTATTGCCGCTTTTACTTTCAGCTGGCGTTGGTGAAGGAAAAAAGCGCCCGCTTGGGATTGTATGCGGTTTGATAGTAAGCTTTTCATTTTTTACGTTAACGCTCACGGCACTTGTTCAGCTCACTGGTATTTCGCCAGACTTCTTACGGTACATAGCTATAGCGATTGTCACATTTTTTGGTCTAACGCTCATTTTTCCGAGTATCGATCAATGGTTTGAACGAGCTACTGCCGGCGTTGCGCTTATTGGTCAAAACCTGCAATCATTTTCAATCACAACCGGATCTGGGTTTTTAAGTGGATTCATTATAGGAATCGCACTCGGATTAATTTGGACGCCCTGCGGAGGGCCAATTTTGGCTGCAATAACGACGCTAGTGGCAACCGGTTCATTGAGTTTATTGGCAGTGGTGGTGACGCTTGCGTATAGTATCGGGGCTGCAATTCCAATGTTTTTTATTATGTATGGGAGTAGTAAAATTATTAATTCGACGGTTGCGCTCTCTGTCTATGCGCAACCCTTGCGCAAAATTTTTGGTGTGCTTATGATTATTGGCGCATTTGCTATAGCTTTTCATTTGGATGATGTTGTTTTTCGGTGGGTTGAGCTTAATTATTTCCCTACTGTTTCGATTGAGAATAGCGAAACGATCAAAAAAGAATTAGAAAAAATAAACCCACTGAGTAATCCAGAATTTCTCCCTTCTCAAAAAAAATCACAAGCGCCCGATTTTATTGGTATTAGCCAATGGATTAACTCTGCGCCGCGGACTTTAGCAGATTTGCGCGGCAAGGTTGTCTTGGTCGATTTTTGGACCTATAGCTGCATAAATTGTGTTCGAACGTTTCCTTATCTTAAGAAATGGTATAGCGATTATAAAGATAAAGGATTTGTAATAATTGGTGTGCATACACCAGAATTTGAATTTGAAAAAAAGAGTGCAAATGTTAAAGACGCAGTAACTCGTTTTGGAATTACCTATCCGGTAGCTTTAGATAATCATTACAAGACTTGGCAGAACTATAATAATCGTTTTTGGCCAGCGCATTATTTGATTGATCAAAATGGGATCGTTGTTCAAACTCATTTTGGCGAAGGCAACTATGTAGAAACTGAAAATGCTATTCGTCGTTTACTCGGGCTTTCTCCTGAAGAAGAGAAACCTGAAAAAACTTCTGGGGGCGCACAAACGCCAGAGACTTATCTGGGATACGATCGAGCGCGTGCTTATAGCCCAGAAATAAAAATTATTAAAAATCAAACCGTCGATTATTCATTTACAGAAAAACTAGGCGCGAATCATATTGGGCTTAAAGGGCAATGGTTTGCCGATGGTGAATTTATACGATCCGAACGCGATGGCGCTCAATTAGATCTGAACTTCATAGCAAATCGCGTATATTTAGTGATGGATTCAACAAGCGAAGCATTTGTTGAAATCTTGCTTGATGGGCAACCAGTACCAGAAAAGTACCGCACTGTTGATATGGATACCAATGGAAAATTGCGCGTGAATCAAGCACGCATGTACGATATTTTGGATCTCAAAGGCGATTATGGCCGTCATCAACTAACGTTGATTTTTCCAAAAGATGTATCAGCGTATGCATTTACTTTCGGATCTGGTGAGAAATAG
- a CDS encoding glycosyltransferase, which translates to MNNIMSQAAGTQQKPFSFWLKKNWYYHASIAQFYSWAVPANSRVLQIGCKTGTLLKAVKPSYGVGIESELDCLELAKQEFPSYRFYSSLDQIEQGELFDYIILSSTVMEIDDIQIILNQLKEHCHDRTRIVLDMYSFLWEPFLRIGQKMGMRRQTPLKNWLSLNDLENLLYLSGFEIITSGRKLLFPFYIPVFSWILNTLFSHIPFINRLCLMEWVVARPVASQIEKKPMVSVIVPCRNERGNVELIVKTLPQLGEKTEIIFIEGHSKDGTLDEIKRVAEFYPEKNIRFAVQQGNGKGDAVRLGFEMASGDILMIHDGDNTVPMHELHLFIHALVSGKGEMINGSRFVYGMESGATRFLNIIANHAFSLGFSWLLGQKVKDTLCGTKVLFKRDYELIAQNRSYFGDFDPFGDFDLLFGAAKLHLKIVDIPVHYKARTYGQTQIRRFYHGILLAQMWLFALRKFKF; encoded by the coding sequence ATGAATAATATAATGAGCCAGGCTGCCGGTACGCAGCAAAAACCATTCTCTTTTTGGCTAAAAAAAAATTGGTATTATCATGCATCAATCGCACAATTTTATAGTTGGGCAGTACCAGCAAATTCTCGCGTGTTGCAAATTGGATGCAAGACGGGAACGCTGCTCAAAGCAGTAAAGCCTTCATATGGCGTTGGTATCGAATCTGAACTAGATTGCCTTGAGCTTGCTAAGCAGGAGTTCCCATCATATCGATTTTATAGTTCGCTCGATCAGATTGAACAGGGAGAACTTTTTGATTACATCATTCTCTCTTCTACTGTTATGGAGATAGATGATATTCAAATAATTTTGAATCAGTTGAAAGAACATTGCCACGATCGTACGCGCATCGTTTTGGATATGTACTCTTTTTTATGGGAACCATTTTTGCGCATTGGCCAAAAAATGGGAATGCGGCGCCAAACTCCTTTAAAAAATTGGCTTTCGCTTAACGATCTTGAAAATTTACTTTATTTAAGCGGCTTTGAGATTATTACGAGCGGCCGAAAGCTCCTTTTTCCTTTTTATATTCCTGTTTTTTCATGGATTTTAAATACGCTTTTTTCACATATCCCATTCATAAATAGGTTATGTTTAATGGAATGGGTTGTCGCGCGTCCCGTCGCCTCTCAAATCGAAAAAAAGCCGATGGTCTCGGTTATTGTTCCCTGCAGAAATGAGCGAGGAAATGTTGAGTTAATTGTGAAAACATTGCCGCAATTGGGAGAAAAAACAGAAATTATTTTTATTGAAGGGCATTCAAAGGATGGCACGCTTGATGAAATTAAGCGTGTTGCAGAGTTTTATCCGGAAAAAAATATTCGATTTGCAGTGCAGCAAGGAAATGGTAAAGGTGATGCGGTGCGCCTCGGATTTGAAATGGCAAGTGGGGACATTCTAATGATTCATGATGGCGATAACACGGTGCCGATGCATGAACTCCATCTTTTTATTCATGCACTTGTATCAGGAAAAGGTGAAATGATAAACGGATCACGTTTTGTGTATGGAATGGAATCGGGAGCAACCCGTTTTTTAAATATAATTGCAAATCACGCGTTTAGTTTAGGGTTTTCGTGGCTGCTCGGGCAAAAGGTAAAAGATACGCTTTGCGGCACCAAAGTTTTATTCAAAAGAGATTACGAACTTATTGCTCAAAACCGTTCTTATTTTGGCGATTTTGATCCATTTGGTGATTTCGATTTGTTATTCGGTGCTGCAAAATTGCATTTAAAAATTGTCGATATACCGGTGCATTATAAAGCACGCACGTATGGGCAAACGCAAATCCGCAGATTCTATCACGGTATTTTGCTTGCACAAATGTGGCTGTTTGCTTTGCGCAAGTTTAAGTTTTAA
- the asnB gene encoding asparagine synthase (glutamine-hydrolyzing), with protein sequence MCGIAGYRFLSAAPHALDEIVLNRVQQSMSHRGPDGFRIWHAPDKKTTLVHRRLSIVDLSQAGFQPLFDEEKSIAVICNGELYNHPVLRKELEAEGYRFSSNSDTETILYAYKKWGIACLDRLEGDFAIVIVDMRTNELYLVRDRIGVKPLYFSLQNGVLSFSSEIKALWPLPWIEKNISVRGVSHYLTYMVTPAPLTLYEGIYKLPAGFYLKADANNNVSFKEWYNPLDVVAGQSLITNEAQAIDDIESIFSHAVNKRLMSDVPLGSFLSGGIDSSLIVAHMSRTSDMVKTFNVSFSDGPEYSEVEWARKVATQFKTDHHEITISEKEAFEFFQSMVYHQDEPLADCVCIPLYFVAKLLRDSGVTVVLVGEGSDELFCGYTTYAQYVDTYNKYWSPATKYVPGVIKTGVYGLAKRAIAHKPHRLSLVQQWAQGRNLFWSGAIAFPELLKKEVFDAAAHAPYDSILQAIYPGFDQEADSYAIVDYHLKQVDERAPHLDFLNRMIYLEMKQRLPELLLMRLDKMAMATSVEGRVPFLDHELVEYAFRIPQALKYKNGITKYILKKVAERSLPQDVVYRKKVGFAAPTMRWFKEGSYFKPYFQEMLVKKRAEWGAYINFDAMERMYKQNAAGQRECAVQLWTLQNLIAGSTL encoded by the coding sequence ATGTGCGGAATAGCGGGGTACAGATTTCTTTCTGCTGCGCCTCATGCGCTTGATGAGATCGTTCTAAACCGTGTGCAACAATCAATGAGCCATCGTGGGCCGGATGGATTTCGAATTTGGCATGCTCCCGATAAAAAAACCACGCTCGTGCATCGCCGTTTGAGCATCGTTGATCTTTCTCAAGCCGGATTTCAGCCACTTTTTGATGAAGAAAAATCTATTGCCGTGATTTGCAACGGCGAACTCTATAATCATCCTGTGTTGCGGAAAGAATTAGAAGCGGAAGGCTATCGTTTCAGCTCCAATTCTGATACCGAAACAATTCTGTATGCGTATAAAAAATGGGGAATTGCATGTTTGGATCGCCTTGAGGGCGATTTTGCGATTGTTATTGTCGATATGCGTACAAATGAGCTTTATTTGGTGCGCGATAGAATTGGTGTTAAGCCTCTTTATTTTTCTTTGCAAAATGGCGTATTGAGTTTTTCTTCGGAAATCAAAGCCCTTTGGCCATTGCCTTGGATTGAAAAAAATATCAGCGTGCGCGGCGTTTCGCATTATTTAACTTATATGGTAACGCCGGCACCCCTTACGCTTTATGAAGGCATTTATAAGTTGCCTGCCGGTTTTTATCTCAAAGCTGACGCAAACAATAATGTTTCATTTAAAGAATGGTATAATCCGCTCGATGTGGTTGCGGGGCAATCTCTTATAACGAATGAAGCGCAAGCGATCGATGATATTGAATCGATTTTTAGCCATGCGGTAAACAAGCGCTTAATGTCGGATGTGCCGCTTGGCTCTTTTTTATCTGGTGGGATTGATTCGAGTTTGATCGTCGCGCACATGAGCCGCACTTCAGATATGGTTAAAACGTTTAACGTTTCGTTTTCTGATGGCCCGGAATACAGCGAAGTTGAATGGGCGCGCAAAGTTGCGACTCAATTTAAAACCGATCATCATGAAATCACGATCAGCGAAAAAGAGGCGTTCGAATTTTTCCAGTCGATGGTCTACCATCAAGATGAACCGCTTGCTGATTGTGTTTGTATTCCGCTTTATTTTGTCGCAAAACTATTACGCGATTCGGGGGTAACGGTAGTGCTCGTTGGTGAGGGTTCTGATGAACTTTTTTGCGGATACACAACGTACGCGCAATATGTGGATACCTATAATAAATATTGGAGTCCCGCGACAAAATATGTTCCAGGAGTTATTAAAACAGGGGTCTATGGATTAGCAAAACGGGCTATTGCGCACAAACCACACCGCCTTTCGCTTGTGCAACAATGGGCCCAGGGAAGAAATTTATTTTGGAGTGGAGCGATCGCATTTCCGGAACTGCTAAAGAAAGAAGTTTTTGATGCTGCCGCACATGCTCCCTACGATTCCATATTGCAAGCAATTTATCCGGGATTTGATCAGGAAGCAGATAGCTATGCAATCGTCGATTATCATTTAAAGCAAGTTGACGAGCGTGCGCCGCATTTAGATTTCTTAAATCGTATGATTTATTTGGAAATGAAGCAGCGATTGCCCGAATTATTACTTATGCGGCTTGATAAAATGGCGATGGCAACATCGGTCGAAGGAAGAGTTCCATTCTTGGATCATGAACTCGTAGAATATGCATTCAGAATTCCCCAAGCACTCAAATATAAAAATGGCATCACAAAATATATTCTTAAGAAAGTTGCTGAGCGATCGCTTCCGCAGGATGTTGTTTATCGAAAGAAGGTTGGCTTTGCAGCGCCGACAATGCGTTGGTTTAAAGAGGGCAGCTATTTTAAACCATATTTTCAAGAAATGCTTGTGAAAAAACGTGCAGAATGGGGTGCATACATTAATTTCGATGCGATGGAGCGAATGTATAAACAAAATGCGGCGGGGCAGCGAGAATGTGCCGTTCAATTATGGACGCTGCAGAATTTGATTGCAGGATCAACGCTATGA